CGTATCAGCATAGACCTGATTAAGCATTATTAATATTTTCTTATCAATTTCTATCTTTACATAATTTTGAACTGTACCGAGCAATGAAATAATATTATGAATACGGGGAACAGAGTCTGTGTAGTGCACAATAATTG
This DNA window, taken from Spirochaeta lutea, encodes the following:
- a CDS encoding HEPN domain-containing protein, whose translation is IIVHYTDSVPRIHNIISLLGTVQNYVKIEIDKKILIMLNQVYADTRYPREIENQNLVLPSKNTSELFKIEAENIFKQTKDILDIKNET